A window from Cryptomeria japonica chromosome 1, Sugi_1.0, whole genome shotgun sequence encodes these proteins:
- the LOC131048099 gene encoding uncharacterized protein LOC131048099 translates to MACLALSLQPIKGPDILLQTREWFPPARALVAVSSFKATRLAFASGKSTTADDGDQSLGDDPLAASSGQVVVGKESKYRIVYRLVNSIYVLGITTADQDDTVNNVFECTGIVNQAVSVVVAACRGVDVTPDKLHRKYTEIYMALDIVLHGASSTRLATILASMHGEGIAKMVLSAIDAENRVRGAESWNQLEGQSLEHKANVQVLSQAMFELPEETLSAGDEVAATLTPAPQSSAAQTSQQKSADKPANEDPFAVSDSVNKTDELAGGFKKNKESPSDVTLALAELDVTTLKTTSTAESTFIGVEGFEGDYGGIEFGNEQASLAEAFEGLDDAFGGGLDASEFGATIEPTRTKGLGGLELLESGQTASKPSSGPTLPPGEALTAGMASSNKGPLLYLHEEVNAEFKESVLKKIGVQGTLFLKTTSPKDSSIKDNEFSFRLHGSAGIKNAIMQDAIVSSLGKGLFHIRTPVSEDPLTILKYRLQPRFTPLPLRVRLLTRRSGTLLSLMIQYVANPFLPTPLKDVVFIVKLPEDPTLLKVSPKATLNRQSQELRWHVQEIPLQGRPGCLKAQMPVNSETQDSTDKAPRRKEPEIKGRVEFAVQGHTLSGITVASVSEGLTDFYLGENNYKTGNYLCL, encoded by the coding sequence ATGGCATGCCTAGCACTTTCTCTACAGCCAATAAAAGGACCTGACATTCTGCTTCAAACCCGTGAATGGTTCCCTCCAGCAAGAGCATTGGTAGCTGTATCTAGTTTTAAGGCCACCCGTcttgcatttgcaagtggaaaaaGTACTACAGCTGATGATGGTGATCAAAGTCTTGGTGACGATCCTTTGGCAGCCTCAAGTGGGCAAGTAGTAGTTGGAAAGGAGAGCAAATATCGAATAGTATACCGTTTGGTGAATAGCATCTATGTTCTTGGTATTACAACTGCAGATCAGGATGATACTGTAAACAATGTATTTGAATGTACTGGAATAGTAAATCAAGCAGTAAGTGTAGTTGTGGCTGCTTGTAGAGGTGTCGATGTTACTCCTGACAAGCTTCATCGCAAGTATACAGAGATTTACATGGCTCTAGATATAGTTTTGCATGGGGCAAGTAGCACGAGACTTGCAACTATTTTGGCATCTATGCATGGGGAGGGTATTGCAAAGATGGTTCTTTCTGCGATAGATGCTGAGAATCGTGTACGTGGTGCAGAAAGCTGGAATCAACTAGAAGGGCAGTCTCTTGAGCACAAGGCAAATGTACAAGTCCTCTCACAGGCTATGTTTGAGTTGCCAGAAGAGACTTTATCTGCTGGTGATGAGGTGGCAGCAACTCTTACCCCTGCCCCACAGAGCTCCGCAGCTCAGACTTCTCAACAGAAATCAGCTGACAAACCAGCTAATGAGGATCCTTTTGCAGTTAGTGATTCTGTAAACAAAACTGATGAACTTGCAGGTGGATTTAAAAAGAATAAAGAGTCACCATCTGATGTCACATTAGCTCTTGCTGAGCTGGACGTGACAACCTTGAAAACAACTTCAACGGCAGAGTCCACATTTATTGGAGTGGAGGGATTTGAAGGAGACTATGGAGGAATTGAGTTTGGTAATGAGCAGGCTTCATTAGCTGAGGCATTTGAAGGTTTGGATGATGCCTTTGGTGGAGGTTTGGATGCCTCTGAATTTGGAGCAACTATAGAACCAACGAGAACAAAAGGGCTTGGAGGCCTTGAATTGTTAGAGAGTGGACAGACGGCATCAAAACCATCATCTGGACCAACTCTTCCTCCTGGGGAAGCACTGACTGCAGGCATGGCATCTTCAAACAAAGGTCCTCTATTATACCTGCACGAGGAGGTGAATGCCGAGTTCAAAGAATCAGTACTCAAAAAGATAGGAGTTCAGGGTACACTGTTCTTGAAGACTACTTCCCCAAAAGATTCCAGCATCAAGGATAACGAGTTTTCATTTCGACTTCATGGTTCAGCTGGCATCAAGAATGCTATCATGCAGGATGCCATTGTAAGCAGTCTCGGGAAGGGTTTATTTCACATCAGAACTCCAGTGTCAGAAGATCCTTTGACAATTTTGAAATATCGTCTTCAGCCCCGTTTTACTCCTCTACCTTTGAGGGTTCGATTGCTCACACGTCGAAGTGGTACCTTGCTCTCCTTAATGATACAATATGTAGCCAATCCGTTTTTGCCTACACCTCTTAAAGATGTAGTTTTCATTGTGAAATTACCAGAGGATCCTACATTATTGAAAGTATCCCCTAAAGCTACTTTGAACCGTCAAAGCCAAGAGTTAAGATGGCATGTTCAGGAGATCCCACTGCAAGGTCGTCCTGGTTGCTTAAAAGCTCAGATGCCAGTCAACTCTGAGACACAGGATTCCACAGATAAGGCTCCTCGCAGGAAAGAACCTGAAATTAAAGGTCGTGTAGAGTTTGCTGTCCAAGGGCACACACTTTCAGGAATTACTGTCGCGTCTGTTTCTGAAGGGCTTACAGACTTTTACTTGGGGGAAAACAACTATAAAACTGGCAATTATCTGTGTTTGTAA